One genomic window of Micrococcus flavus includes the following:
- a CDS encoding NAD(P)/FAD-dependent oxidoreductase: MSTTPDLSPKPRLLIVGGGYAGYHVARELQKKVADRGGVVTVVDPRPYMTYYPFLPEVVGGHIEGRHVNVDLQTHLKDAEVVRGAVVSVDHAGRTAVVRGEGGDEFEIPYQDIVMTAGAVTRVFPIPGLGEQGIGLRSVEEAVQLRNQILERLDAGSLMTDAEERRRALTFVVVGGGFAGIETIAEMENLIRNAVERNERLSQSEVRIVLVEAMGRIMPEVSEEQAAGVVEHLKSRGIEVLLNTSLGDATDGVMKLVSMPSKEEADTFAADTLVWCAGVVANSVVKSTDFPVDDRGRVEATPTLQIKDGEAGALEGAWACGDVSAVPDLTGAGPGGFCVPNAQHAIRQAKRLAANYMAVRHGEGEVQEYVHKSLGTVAGMGFGRGVGNPLGTKISGIPAFLAHRGYHGYAMPTLERKFRILSGWVAETLFGRDSTSIAAQDTPFNEFRAAAGVELEPGRFTKPELEAAKA; the protein is encoded by the coding sequence ATGTCTACCACCCCAGATCTCTCCCCGAAGCCGCGCCTGCTGATCGTCGGCGGCGGCTACGCCGGATACCACGTCGCCCGCGAGCTGCAGAAGAAGGTCGCCGACCGCGGCGGCGTCGTGACCGTCGTCGATCCGCGCCCGTACATGACGTACTACCCGTTCCTGCCCGAGGTCGTGGGCGGGCACATCGAGGGCCGCCACGTGAACGTGGACCTGCAGACGCACCTCAAGGACGCCGAGGTCGTGCGCGGCGCCGTCGTGTCCGTGGACCACGCCGGCCGCACCGCCGTGGTGCGCGGCGAGGGCGGCGACGAGTTCGAGATCCCGTACCAGGACATCGTGATGACCGCGGGCGCCGTGACCCGCGTGTTCCCGATCCCCGGGCTCGGCGAGCAGGGCATCGGCCTCCGCTCGGTCGAGGAGGCCGTGCAGCTGCGCAACCAGATCCTGGAGCGCCTGGACGCCGGCTCCCTGATGACCGATGCCGAGGAGCGCCGGCGCGCCCTCACCTTCGTGGTGGTGGGCGGCGGGTTCGCAGGCATCGAGACCATCGCCGAGATGGAGAACCTCATCCGCAACGCGGTGGAGCGCAACGAGCGCCTCTCGCAGTCCGAGGTCCGGATCGTCCTCGTGGAGGCCATGGGCCGGATCATGCCCGAGGTGTCCGAGGAGCAGGCCGCGGGCGTGGTGGAGCACCTGAAGTCCCGCGGCATCGAGGTGCTGCTGAACACCTCCCTGGGGGACGCCACCGACGGCGTCATGAAGCTGGTGTCCATGCCCTCCAAGGAGGAGGCGGACACCTTCGCCGCGGACACCCTCGTGTGGTGCGCGGGCGTGGTGGCCAACTCCGTGGTCAAGAGCACCGACTTCCCGGTGGACGACCGCGGCCGCGTGGAGGCCACCCCCACCCTGCAGATCAAGGACGGCGAGGCCGGCGCGCTCGAGGGCGCGTGGGCCTGCGGCGACGTCTCCGCGGTGCCGGACCTCACCGGCGCCGGCCCGGGCGGCTTCTGCGTCCCGAACGCCCAGCACGCCATCCGTCAGGCCAAGCGCCTGGCCGCCAACTACATGGCCGTGCGCCACGGCGAGGGCGAGGTGCAGGAGTACGTGCACAAGTCCCTGGGCACCGTGGCCGGCATGGGCTTCGGCCGTGGCGTGGGCAACCCGCTGGGCACCAAGATCTCCGGCATCCCGGCGTTCCTGGCCCACCGCGGCTACCACGGCTATGCGATGCCCACCCTGGAGCGGAAGTTCCGCATCCTCTCGGGCTGGGTGGCCGAGACGCTGTTCGGCCGCGACTCCACTTCCATCGCCGCGCAGGACACCCCGTTCAACGAGTTCCGCGCCGCCGCCGGCGTGGAGCTGGAGCCGGGCAGGTTCACCAAGCCCGAGCTCGAGGCCGCCAAGGCCTGA
- a CDS encoding FtsB family cell division protein — protein sequence MSPRRPRLPRVAAAEPEVVAAPPRRPAARPAPEARPVLVEPTPPVAAPVEPDGGEVIDLRRAQRHREEETALHAQAHRRTQERRAASRAARSRLEDDRAEDRMRAARVAGARRRAPLPEPVPARQITGRSLVVVAVLLIAAVLVAPTARLLLNQRLEIAAMEQEIAEQERLHAEYEEQIRRWDDPQYVAQQARERLGLVMPGETLYTATHLPEEDTAAEEPAGGPEEEGVNARLPWVEGLWDSAVRAATE from the coding sequence ATGAGCCCTCGCCGCCCCCGTCTGCCCCGCGTGGCGGCCGCGGAGCCCGAGGTCGTCGCCGCGCCCCCTCGCCGCCCCGCAGCCCGTCCAGCCCCGGAGGCGCGCCCCGTCCTCGTCGAGCCGACGCCGCCCGTCGCCGCGCCCGTGGAACCCGACGGCGGCGAGGTCATCGACCTGCGCCGCGCCCAGCGGCACCGCGAGGAGGAGACCGCCCTTCATGCGCAGGCGCACCGGCGGACGCAGGAGCGCCGCGCGGCGTCCCGGGCGGCCCGCAGCCGTCTCGAGGACGACCGCGCGGAGGACCGGATGCGGGCAGCGCGCGTGGCCGGGGCCCGGCGTCGCGCACCGCTGCCCGAGCCCGTGCCCGCCCGGCAGATCACCGGCCGCTCGCTCGTGGTGGTGGCCGTGCTGCTGATCGCCGCCGTCCTGGTGGCGCCCACCGCGCGGCTGCTGCTCAACCAGCGGCTGGAGATCGCGGCCATGGAGCAGGAGATCGCCGAGCAGGAGCGGCTGCACGCGGAGTACGAGGAGCAGATCCGCCGCTGGGACGACCCGCAGTACGTGGCCCAGCAGGCCCGGGAGCGGCTCGGCCTGGTGATGCCGGGGGAGACCCTCTACACCGCCACCCACCTGCCGGAGGAGGACACCGCGGCGGAGGAGCCCGCCGGGGGGCCCGAGGAGGAGGGCGTGAACGCGCGCCTGCCGTGGGTCGAGGGCCTGTGGGACTCCGCCGTCCGCGCCGCCACCGAATGA
- a CDS encoding DUF501 domain-containing protein: MTENPRTVTEQDLDTLSRQLGRPVRDVVEIGARCVCGNPLVATTAPRLSNGIPFPTTFYLTHPVLTSAVSRLEAAGVMAEMNERLAQDDDLAAAHRAAHEAYLAERERVGREAGTGEVPEIAHVSAGGLPERVKCLHALVGHALAAGPGVDPLGDEALAAVREWWTPEACACAGAWDESAPVPSKDLSRHVRHLARVEALERVTVAAVDCGTNSIRLLIARPAGAEDADGPAPDAPLEDVVREMRVVRLGEGVDATGAFSAAALERTFAAVDEYAHLVKRHHAGTVRFVATSASRDVSNREAFVAGVSERLGVAPEVVSGVEEARLSFAGAVSAVDVTALGAEDLVLVVDLGGGSTEFVVGTPDGRVADAVSMDMGCVRYTERFALSDPPAEDELAAARASVSAVLDDVAARLPLERVRAVVGVAGTVTTVTAEALGLAEYDPAVLHGAELSVAEVRAAADRLVSATRQERAARGFMHPGRVDVIGAGALIWAQIVERVAQASGTGRVVTSEHDILDGIARSLRR; this comes from the coding sequence ATGACCGAGAACCCCCGCACCGTCACCGAGCAGGACCTGGACACGCTGTCCCGCCAGCTCGGCCGACCGGTGCGCGACGTGGTGGAGATCGGTGCGCGCTGCGTGTGCGGGAACCCCCTCGTGGCCACCACCGCCCCGCGCCTGTCCAACGGGATCCCCTTCCCCACGACCTTCTACCTCACCCACCCCGTGCTCACCTCCGCCGTGTCCCGGCTCGAGGCCGCGGGGGTGATGGCGGAGATGAACGAGCGCCTCGCGCAGGACGACGACCTCGCCGCGGCCCACCGCGCCGCCCACGAGGCGTACCTGGCCGAGCGGGAGCGGGTGGGCCGGGAGGCCGGCACCGGAGAGGTCCCGGAGATCGCCCACGTCTCCGCGGGCGGCCTGCCCGAGAGGGTGAAGTGCCTCCATGCGCTGGTGGGCCACGCGCTGGCCGCGGGCCCCGGCGTCGACCCGCTCGGCGACGAGGCGCTGGCCGCCGTCCGGGAGTGGTGGACCCCCGAGGCGTGCGCGTGCGCCGGGGCGTGGGACGAGTCCGCCCCCGTCCCCTCGAAGGACCTGTCCCGGCATGTCCGGCACCTGGCCCGGGTGGAGGCCCTGGAGAGGGTCACCGTGGCCGCGGTGGACTGCGGCACCAACTCCATCCGGCTGCTGATCGCCCGCCCCGCGGGCGCGGAGGACGCCGACGGCCCGGCGCCGGACGCTCCGCTGGAGGACGTGGTCCGGGAGATGCGCGTGGTGCGCCTGGGCGAGGGCGTGGACGCCACCGGCGCCTTCTCGGCCGCCGCGCTCGAGCGCACCTTCGCCGCGGTGGACGAGTACGCCCATCTCGTCAAGCGGCACCACGCCGGGACCGTGCGCTTCGTGGCCACCTCCGCCAGCCGCGACGTCTCCAACCGGGAGGCCTTCGTGGCCGGGGTGTCCGAGCGCCTGGGCGTGGCGCCCGAGGTGGTCTCCGGCGTCGAGGAGGCGCGTCTGTCCTTCGCGGGCGCGGTCTCCGCGGTGGACGTCACCGCGCTCGGCGCCGAGGACCTGGTGCTGGTGGTGGACCTCGGCGGCGGCTCCACGGAGTTCGTGGTGGGCACCCCGGACGGGCGCGTGGCGGACGCGGTCAGCATGGACATGGGCTGCGTCCGCTACACCGAGCGCTTCGCGCTCTCCGACCCGCCCGCGGAGGACGAGCTCGCCGCCGCGCGCGCGTCCGTGTCCGCCGTCCTGGACGACGTCGCCGCGCGCCTGCCGCTGGAGCGGGTGCGGGCCGTCGTCGGCGTGGCGGGCACGGTGACCACCGTGACGGCCGAGGCCCTCGGGCTGGCGGAGTACGACCCCGCGGTCCTGCACGGGGCGGAGCTGTCGGTGGCGGAGGTCCGGGCGGCGGCGGACCGGCTCGTGTCCGCCACCCGGCAGGAGCGGGCCGCGCGCGGCTTCATGCACCCCGGGCGGGTGGACGTGATCGGCGCCGGTGCGCTGATCTGGGCACAGATCGTGGAGCGGGTCGCGCAGGCGTCCGGCACGGGCCGGGTGGTGACCAGCGAGCACGACATCCTGGACGGGATCGCCCGGTCCCTGCGCCGCTGA
- a CDS encoding adenosine deaminase — MTTTSSQPSADAPSPLETDLGSLPKVSLHDHLDGGLRVATVLELAREAGVEVPADTVDGLADWFAEHANGESLEKYLETFALTTSVMQTREQLRRVAREFVEDLVADGVVYGEIRWAPEQHLAGGLSLDEAVEAVQEGLDEAVDAADADGHVIRVGQLVTAMRHADRAQEIAELAVRHRDRGVVGFDIAGAEIGFPPSRFADAFTYLAQQHLPVTVHAGEAEGLSSIQDALVSGRALRLGHGVRIADDIRVEFGGLDEDGVPVDADTGIVDLGPTATWVRDRQIALEVCPSSNLQTGAVDAGSGIAGHPIDLLVQLGFRVTVNTDNRLVSDVSLTDELYLLAETFGYSLSELLDLQLNAAEAAFLSVDEREELAEILVAGWSEAISGASGPVLEALPAEDDDEADA; from the coding sequence GTGACCACGACCTCCTCGCAACCCTCCGCCGACGCCCCCTCGCCCCTCGAGACCGACCTCGGCTCCCTGCCGAAGGTGTCCCTGCACGACCACCTCGACGGTGGCCTGCGCGTGGCCACCGTCCTCGAGCTGGCCCGGGAGGCCGGCGTCGAGGTCCCGGCGGACACCGTGGACGGCCTGGCCGACTGGTTCGCCGAGCACGCCAACGGCGAGTCCCTCGAGAAGTACCTCGAGACGTTCGCCCTGACCACCTCGGTGATGCAGACCCGCGAGCAGCTGCGCCGCGTGGCCCGCGAGTTCGTGGAGGACCTCGTGGCGGACGGCGTGGTCTACGGCGAGATCCGCTGGGCCCCCGAGCAGCACCTGGCCGGCGGGCTCTCCCTGGACGAGGCCGTGGAGGCCGTCCAGGAGGGCCTGGACGAGGCGGTGGACGCCGCCGACGCCGACGGTCACGTCATCCGCGTGGGCCAGCTCGTGACCGCCATGCGGCACGCCGACCGCGCCCAGGAGATCGCCGAGCTGGCCGTGCGCCACCGGGACCGCGGCGTGGTGGGCTTCGACATCGCCGGCGCCGAGATCGGCTTCCCGCCCTCCCGCTTCGCGGACGCCTTCACGTACCTGGCCCAGCAGCACCTGCCGGTCACCGTGCACGCCGGCGAGGCCGAGGGCCTGTCCTCCATCCAGGACGCGCTCGTCTCCGGCCGTGCGCTGCGCCTGGGCCACGGCGTGCGCATCGCGGACGACATCCGGGTGGAGTTCGGCGGCCTGGACGAGGACGGCGTCCCCGTGGACGCGGACACCGGGATCGTGGACCTCGGACCCACCGCCACGTGGGTGCGCGACCGCCAGATCGCCCTCGAGGTCTGCCCGTCCTCCAACCTCCAGACCGGCGCCGTGGACGCCGGGTCCGGGATCGCCGGCCACCCGATCGACCTGCTCGTGCAGCTGGGCTTCCGCGTCACCGTGAACACGGACAACCGCCTGGTCTCGGACGTCTCCCTGACCGACGAGCTGTACCTGCTGGCCGAGACCTTCGGCTACTCCCTCTCCGAGCTGCTGGACCTGCAGCTCAACGCGGCCGAGGCCGCTTTCCTGTCCGTCGACGAGCGCGAGGAGCTCGCCGAGATCCTCGTGGCCGGCTGGAGCGAGGCGATCTCCGGGGCCTCCGGCCCGGTCCTCGAGGCCCTGCCGGCCGAGGACGACGACGAGGCGGACGCCTGA
- a CDS encoding MazG nucleotide pyrophosphohydrolase domain-containing protein codes for MSDAVDRLVATVEALRTHCPWTRSLTHGALTEYLVEEAYEAVEEIDARTDAQWADTAARRADGAYAALAGELGDVLFQVVLHAAVSRHPDAPASEAGFRLADAAEALTAKMVRRNPLVFTPDGRVRPAEDLAGITPADVELAWERAKQQERAAAGAPHDDAVPASAAGAPDAGFGGIPARLPALAAAAAVADRAGRQEMDILAVHAPLVDAPHAWADEAALGAELFALVRRARAAGLDPERALRDVVARVRAGDWAALGGARDGRPGGPGPGPGR; via the coding sequence GTGAGCGACGCCGTCGACCGCCTCGTGGCCACGGTCGAGGCGCTGCGCACCCACTGCCCGTGGACGCGCTCGCTCACCCACGGCGCCCTCACCGAGTACCTCGTGGAGGAGGCGTACGAGGCCGTCGAGGAGATCGACGCCCGCACGGACGCGCAGTGGGCGGACACCGCCGCCCGCCGCGCGGACGGGGCCTACGCGGCGCTCGCGGGGGAGCTGGGCGACGTCCTGTTCCAGGTGGTGCTGCACGCCGCGGTGTCCCGGCATCCGGACGCCCCGGCGTCCGAGGCCGGGTTCCGCCTGGCCGACGCGGCCGAGGCGCTCACCGCCAAGATGGTGCGGCGCAACCCGCTCGTGTTCACCCCCGACGGCCGCGTGCGCCCCGCCGAGGACCTCGCCGGCATCACGCCCGCGGACGTCGAGCTGGCCTGGGAGCGGGCCAAGCAGCAGGAGCGCGCCGCGGCCGGCGCCCCGCACGACGACGCCGTCCCCGCCTCCGCGGCCGGGGCCCCCGACGCCGGGTTCGGCGGCATCCCCGCCCGCCTGCCGGCCCTGGCCGCGGCGGCCGCCGTCGCCGACCGCGCCGGGCGGCAGGAGATGGACATCCTGGCCGTCCACGCCCCGCTCGTCGACGCCCCGCACGCGTGGGCGGACGAGGCCGCCCTCGGCGCGGAGCTGTTCGCCCTCGTCCGCCGGGCGCGCGCCGCGGGGCTGGACCCGGAGCGGGCCCTGCGCGACGTCGTCGCCCGGGTCCGCGCCGGGGACTGGGCCGCCCTCGGCGGGGCGCGGGACGGGCGACCAGGAGGCCCCGGGCCGGGGCCCGGACGCTAG
- the eno gene encoding phosphopyruvate hydratase → MALIDAIHAREILDSRGNPTVEVEVLLTDGSLGRAAVPSGASTGEFEAVERRDGDTERYLGKGVRDAVAAVEEIAEELEDEVAADQRAIDRLMLDIDGTENKGKLGANAVLGVSMAVAVAAAQSADLPLYKYLGGPNAHVLPVPMMNILNGGAHADSNVDIQEFMIAPIGAPSFSEALRWGAEVYHTLKKVLQEKGLSTGLGDEGGFAPSLESNRAALDLIAEAVKRAGYTLGEDIALALDVASSEFCEQGSYTFEGEKRSSEDMAAYYTELVDNYPIVSIEDPLDENDWDGWRLLTEALGDRVQLVGDDLFVTNVSRLQRGIDEQSGNALLVKVNQIGSLTETFDAIALAQRHRFHCMISHRSGETEDTFIADLAVATNAGQIKTGAPARSDRVAKYNQLLRIEEDLGDAAVYAGRSAFPRFRG, encoded by the coding sequence ATGGCCCTCATCGACGCCATCCATGCCCGCGAGATCCTGGACTCCCGCGGCAACCCCACCGTCGAGGTGGAGGTCCTGCTGACCGACGGCTCCCTCGGCCGCGCCGCGGTGCCCTCGGGCGCGTCCACCGGCGAGTTCGAGGCCGTCGAGCGCCGCGACGGGGACACGGAGCGCTACCTGGGCAAGGGCGTCCGCGACGCCGTCGCTGCGGTGGAGGAGATCGCCGAGGAGCTCGAGGACGAGGTCGCCGCGGACCAGCGCGCGATCGACCGCCTCATGCTGGACATCGACGGCACGGAGAACAAGGGCAAGCTGGGCGCCAACGCGGTGCTCGGCGTCTCCATGGCCGTGGCCGTGGCCGCCGCCCAGTCCGCCGACCTTCCGCTGTACAAGTACCTGGGCGGCCCGAACGCCCACGTGCTGCCCGTGCCGATGATGAACATCCTCAACGGCGGCGCCCACGCGGACTCCAACGTGGACATCCAGGAGTTCATGATCGCCCCGATCGGCGCGCCCTCCTTCTCGGAGGCCCTGCGCTGGGGCGCCGAGGTCTACCACACGCTCAAGAAGGTGCTGCAGGAGAAGGGCCTGTCCACCGGACTGGGCGACGAGGGCGGCTTCGCCCCGTCCCTCGAGTCCAACCGCGCCGCCCTGGACCTGATCGCCGAGGCCGTGAAGAGGGCCGGCTACACCCTCGGCGAGGACATCGCCCTGGCCCTGGACGTGGCCTCCTCCGAGTTCTGCGAGCAGGGCTCCTACACCTTCGAAGGCGAGAAGCGCTCCTCCGAGGACATGGCCGCGTACTACACCGAGCTCGTGGACAACTACCCGATCGTCTCCATCGAGGACCCGCTCGACGAGAACGACTGGGACGGCTGGCGCCTGCTCACCGAGGCCCTCGGCGACCGCGTGCAGCTGGTGGGCGACGACCTGTTCGTCACCAACGTCTCCCGCCTGCAGCGCGGCATCGACGAGCAGTCGGGCAACGCCCTCCTGGTGAAGGTCAACCAGATCGGCTCCCTGACCGAGACCTTCGACGCGATCGCCCTGGCCCAGCGCCACCGGTTCCACTGCATGATCTCCCACCGCTCGGGCGAGACCGAGGACACCTTCATCGCCGACCTCGCCGTGGCCACCAACGCCGGCCAGATCAAGACCGGCGCCCCGGCCCGCTCGGACCGGGTGGCCAAGTACAACCAGCTGCTGCGCATCGAGGAGGACCTGGGCGACGCCGCCGTGTACGCCGGGCGCTCCGCGTTCCCGCGCTTCCGCGGCTGA
- a CDS encoding DedA family protein, protein MLEQVEALILSAASHPWVLPVAAALCLLDGVVPVFPSESVLVALASIVRDGEPFPLTALWLAGFAGAFLGDVSAYAIGRGVGVDRFAWMRRPRVQASVALARRNLDAHGALLLFTARFIPGGRVAVNITAGAMRYPLPRFVLLDLVSTALWAAYSIVIARLTAGWLDDAILQIALSVSGAALVGLLLDRVVKAVLRRRLARGGGTLGPVEHAVLD, encoded by the coding sequence GTGCTGGAGCAGGTCGAGGCCCTCATCCTGTCCGCGGCGTCCCATCCGTGGGTCCTGCCGGTGGCGGCCGCGCTGTGCCTGCTCGACGGGGTCGTGCCCGTCTTCCCCTCGGAGTCCGTCCTCGTGGCGCTGGCCTCGATCGTCCGGGACGGGGAGCCCTTCCCGCTCACCGCGCTGTGGCTGGCCGGCTTCGCGGGGGCGTTCCTGGGGGATGTGTCCGCGTACGCGATCGGCCGCGGGGTGGGCGTGGACCGCTTTGCGTGGATGCGGCGGCCGCGGGTGCAGGCCTCGGTGGCCCTGGCCCGCCGGAACCTGGACGCCCACGGGGCGCTGCTGCTGTTCACCGCCCGGTTCATCCCCGGGGGCCGGGTGGCCGTGAACATCACGGCCGGCGCCATGCGCTACCCGCTGCCGCGCTTCGTCCTGCTGGACCTGGTGTCCACCGCGCTCTGGGCCGCGTACTCGATCGTGATCGCCCGGCTCACGGCCGGCTGGCTGGACGATGCGATCCTGCAGATCGCCCTCTCGGTGTCCGGTGCGGCGCTCGTGGGGCTGCTGCTGGACCGCGTGGTCAAGGCCGTGCTGCGCCGGCGGCTGGCCCGCGGCGGCGGGACGCTGGGGCCCGTCGAGCACGCGGTCCTGGACTGA